The Cloeon dipterum chromosome 3, ieCloDipt1.1, whole genome shotgun sequence genome includes a region encoding these proteins:
- the LOC135940152 gene encoding uncharacterized protein LOC135940152 has translation MLPEQLTIHTAATMERTSLILCLIVLITPVLVSCRPQDLDHRDGKQYSLFGADRFIKFQNGEGDDLKVDFSFSVPFVKLPLRRRQGDGKSSVDINLKGLAVAASLSAISSFMSFVTSNYDSTPSSGLKIYKH, from the exons ATGCTGCCTGAGCAACTCACAATTCACACCGCAGCTACCATGGAGCGAACATCTCTCATCTTGTGTCTCATCGTTCTGATCACTCCAGTCCTGGTCTCCTGCAG ACCGCAAGACTTGGATCATCGAGATGGGAAACAATACTCTCTCTTTGGCGCCGATCGCTTCATTAAGTTCCAAAACGGGGAAGGAGACGACTTAAAG gttgatttttcattcagTGTGCCATTCGTGAAGTTGCCTCTGAGAAGAAGACAAGGCGACGGCAAGTCTTCTGTGGACATTAATCTGAAGGGATTGGCGGTGGCTGCCAGTCTCAGCGCCATATCTTCCTTCATGAGCTTCGTCACCTCAAATTACGACAGCACTCCCTCATCTGGACTGAAAATCTACAAGCACTGA
- the LOC135940145 gene encoding L-asparaginase 1 yields MATRARQAAGKASEIPSACISRISRRTFSFSFDPCTESRVLVLYTGGTIGMVRNGNGALAPTANALVHSLRRYPDLHDESYAQAKFKSDATDAPLALPHIEGKRRVIYSILEYDPLLDSSNMTMEDWSKMAEDIKRFYTLFDGFVVLHGTDTLAFSASALSFMLENLSKPVIITGSQIPMVDARSDGKSNFLSALVLAGNCEIPEVTVFFGDVLLRGNRTVKASVGSLRAFASPNCRPLATVGVKIEVDFKIIIRPARIDSFSVHSTLNRNVGLLRLFPGITTQMVRAFLQPPLEGAVLQSFGAGNVPSNREDLLSEFKAATSRGVVLVNCTQCQQGLVMNVYETGKALTEVGVTNGSDMTPEAALTKLAYVLSKSEWDIGTKRQMMQSCLRGELTVPKANNYNGNHAKQEDEIDSELMAARLCAAVASKDVARVEELLESGAEINSATLGDRRTALHVANAEGDAGIVRHLLLAGASLDVLDRHGRSPLMDAVAFDHHETISVMRSFGASLQSGHYGTEICEAAARGDVVRLKSYKLAGADLSQTDPSGRTPLHLAALFARLQCVSLLLEAKVTHDPMDALGDTPSDLAARRNYGAVLTMIEGAE; encoded by the exons ATGGCTACTCGTGCTAGGCAGGCGGCCGGAAAGGCCTCTGAGATTCCCAGCGCTTGCATTTCTCGGATTTCCAGACGCACATTCAGCTTTTCTTTTGATCCCTGCACCGAGAGTAGGGTTCTCGTTTTGTACACCGGTGGTACGATTGGAATGGTTCGAAACGGCAATGGAG CATTAGCACCAACGGCAAATGCACTCGTGCACTCACTGCGCCGCTACCCTGATCTACACGATGAGTCGTACGCACAAGCAAAGTTCAAATCTGATGCTACCGATGCCCCTCTGGCGCTACC ACACATCGAAGGAAAGCGACGGGTCATCTACTCCATCCTGGAGTACGATCCTTTGCTGGACTCCAGCAACATGACCATGGAAGACTGGAGCAAAATGGCCGAGGACATCAAG CGATTTTACACCCTTTTCGACGGCTTTGTCGTCCTCCACGGCACGGACACACTCGCCTTTTCCGCGTCAGCGTTGTCCTTCATGCTGGAAAATCTGTCCAAGCCGGTGATCATCACTGGGTCGCAAATTCCAATGGTTGATGCACGGAGCGAcggcaaaagcaattttctctcCGCACTGGTTCTGGCTGGTAACTGCGAGATTCCCGAAGTCACCGTTTTCTTTGGAGACGTTCTGCTCAGAGGAAACAGGACTGTCAAGGCCAGTGTCGGTTCACTGAGGGCTTTCGCCTCGCCCAACTGCAGACCCCTGGCCACCGTTGGAGTTAAAATTGAAG ttgatttcaaaatcatcATCCGTCCTGCGAGGATTGACAGCTTCTCGGTGCACTCGACCCTAAACAGAAACGTCGGTTTGCTTCGCCTCTTCCCCGGCATCACAACCCAGATGGTCCGCGCATTCCTGCAGCCCCCCCTGGAGGGCGCCGTCCTGCAGTCCTTCGGCGCCGGAAACGTCCCTTCCAATCGAGAAGACCTGCTCAGCGAATTCAAAGCCGCCACCTCTCGCGGCGTGGTGCTGGTCAACTGCACGCAGTGCCAGCAGGGACTTGTCATGAACGTCTATGAGACGGGAAAGGCACTCACTGAGGTCGGGGTCACCAACGGATCGGATATGACCCCCGAGGCGGCGCTGACCAAGTTGGCCTACGTCCTGTCAAAGAGCGAGTGGGACATCGGCACCAAGCGCCAAATGATGCAGAGCTGTCTCAGAGGAGAACTGACAGTGCccaaagcaaataattacaaCGGGAACCATGCAAAA CAGGAGGACGAGATCGATAGTGAATTAATGGCAGCCCGACTGTGCGCGGCCGTGGCCAGCAAGGACGTCGCCAGGGTCGAGGAGCTGCTGGAGAGTGGCGCTGAAATCAACAGCGCGACGCTCGGCGACAGACGCACGGCGCTGCACGTGGCGAATGCCGAGGGCGACGCCGGCATCGTGCGACACCTTCTGCTGGCAGGAGCGTCGCTGGACGTGCTGGACAGACACGGCCGGTCACCCCTGATGGACGCGGTCGCCTTCGACCACCACGAAACTATCTCGGTGATGCGCTCGTTCGGCGCCTCGCTGCAGTCCGGCCACTACGGCACCGAAATTTGCGA GGCAGCTGCCAGGGGTGACGTGGTGAGACTCAAGTCATACAAACTGGCCGGTGCAGACCTCTCGCAAACGGACCCGAGCGGAAGGACACCTCTCCActtg GCTGCACTCTTTGCTCGTTTGCAGTGCGTTTCGCTGCTGCTAGAGGCTAAGGTTACGCACGACCCAATGGACGCTTTGGGCGACACACCGTCGGACCTGGCAGCACGAAGAAATTATGGAGCCGTCCTTACCATGATAGAAGGAGCCGAGTGA
- the LManII gene encoding lysosomal alpha-mannosidase, producing the protein MWLVIAACLAVFQGAIGDLSCASCKNWKDGVLNVHIVPHSHDDVGWLKTVDQYYYGSRQGIQNAGVQYILDTVVSQLLHDPAKRFVQVETAFFWQWWQEQNDHMRHQVKQLVSNGQLELLGGGWVMNDEAVTHYQATVDQFTWGFRRLNDTFGSCGAPRAGWQIDPFGHSRETASQMATMGFDGLFFGRLDYADKTQRLKNKTAEMVWQGSPQNLGKPAELFTHVLFNNYSPPPGFCFDLLCGDEPFIDSKHSPDYNVDRRVKEFVDYAKKQSAHYTTNNIIMTMGEDFNYQDANAWYKNLDKLIKYVNAKNPDLNLFYSTPTCYLQAVNSANVTWSTKDDDFFPYPSDQHSYWTGYFTSRPTLKFFAAQGNNFLQVCKQLYALTELGPEDWADLTAMREAVAMMQHHDAITGTEQQHVAQDYALRLSRGFDECHFATEAAVTKLLTINSTQPTLDFESCTQLNISQCATTESSDQFVVLVFNPLSRSVSHHVRIPVTMSSYKVFDTIGVEVKAQMVPLPEPMLRLPGRVSPAKQELVFIAEKLPPLGYTTFYVQKLAGKSMLAYAEKGPERLTLKNKFMEVSVNEITGDLSEIVVDGAQQTIDQSFYFYEGAVGDNEEAKNRSSGAYIFRPAGDATKVAKQAKTVSYKGPIVQELQQTFSPWVSQVVRLYEDDPQHLELEWLVGPIPIEDGKGKEVVSRLAIDWKTDGIFYTDSNGREMMTRKRRENLTEPIAGNYYPVTTAALLASGDQMLAVFPDRAQGASSLRDGELELMVHRRLLKDDAFGVSEALNETAFGEGLVARGRHIVKLGSRSLKAEQRRLAQQHNVLRPWLLFAPTDLTAKQFAKAYKTSWSGLSAALPPNVNLLTLEPWKGRSLLLRLEHLQNRDDDEVLSKPVTVSLKSLFSGFNVTAARETSLGANRWLSDVKRMEWEIDSNEIGLDSNTLAGGLDDDFNVTLTPMQIRTFIIDVTAKKV; encoded by the exons ATGTGGCTGGTGATCGCGGCCTGCCTGGCCGTTTTCCAAGGGGCGATTGGAGACCTCAGTTGCGCC TCCTGCAAGAATTGGAAGGACGGTGTGCTGAACGTGCACATTGTTCCGCACTCGCACGATGACGTAGGCTGGCTGAAAACCGTCGACCAGTACTACTACGGCAGCAGACAGGGGATTCAAAATGCCGGCGTCCAGTACATTCTGGACACCGTGGTCTCACAGTTGCTGCACGACCCTGCGAAGCGGTTTGTCCAGGTCGAGACAGCCTTCTTTTGGCAGTGGTGGCAAGAGCAAAACGACCACATGCGCCACCAGGTCAAGCAGCTCGTCTCGAACGGACAGCTTGAGCTGCTTGGAGGTGGATGGGTCATGAACGACGAGGCTGTCACGCACTATCAg gCAACAGTCGATCAATTCACGTGGGGATTTAGAAGACTGAATGACACCTTCGGCTCATGCGGTGCGCCTCGGGCTGGCTGGCAAATCGACCCGTTCGGCCACTCGCGCGAAACGGCCTCCCAAATGGCCACAATGGGCTTCGACGGCCTCTTCTTCGGCAGACTCGATTATGCAGACAAAACGCAGCGTCTGAAGAACAAAACGGCGGAGATGGTGTGGCAAGGCAGCCCGCAAAATCTCGGCAAGCCGGCTGAGCTGTTCACTCACGTCCTCTTCAACAACTACTCGCCTCCGCCTGGCTTTTGCTTTGATCTTTTGTGTGGCGACGAGCCCTTCATCGACAGCAAACACAGTCCCGACTACAATGTGGATAGGAGG GTCAAAGAGTTTGTCGACTACGCCAAAAAGCAGTCTGCTCACTACACGACAAACAACATCATCATGACCATGGGCgaagattttaattaccaGGATGCCAATGCTTGGTACAAAAACCTGGATAAACTCATCAA ATACGTCAATGCCAAAAACCCAGACTTGAACCTGTTCTACTCTACCCCCACGTGCTATCTCCAAGCAGTGAACTCTGCAAACGTGACGTGGTCCACCAAAGACGACGATTTCTTCCCTTACCCAAGTGATCAGCACTCGTACTGGACCGGTTACTTCACGTCCCGACCAACTCTGAAGTTCTTCGCCGCCCAGGGCAACAATTTCCTGCAAGTCTGCAAACAGCTCTACGCTCTGACAGAGCTTGGACCTGAGGACTGGGCCGATCTGACCGCAATGAGGGAGGCGGTCGCGATGATGCAGCACCACGACGCAATCACGGGCACGGAACAGCAGCACGTTGCTCAGGATTATGCCCTGCGCTTGAGTAGAGGATTTGATGAATGCCATTTTGCAACTGAAGCTGCAGTTAc aAAATTGTTGACTATTAACTCTACGCAGCCCACACTGGACTTTGAGTCGTGCACCCAGTTGAACATCAGCCAGTGTGCAACCACAGAGTCCTCTGACCAGTTTGTGGTGCTCGTCTTCAACCCTCTGTCCCGCTCTGTGTCCCACCATGTCCGAATTCCGGTCACCATGTCTTCCTACAAGGTTTTCGATACGATTGGTGTTGAGGTCAAGGCCCAGATGGTTCCTCTGCCGGAGCCAATGCTGCGGCTGCCGGGCAGAGTGAGCCCTGCAAAGCAAGAGCTGGTGTTCATTGCTGAAAAACTTCCACCTCTGGGCTATACCACCTTCTACGTTCAgaaattggctggaaaatcCATGCTCGCCTACGCTGAGAAAGGTCCTGAGAGGCttacattgaaaaataag TTCATGGAGGTTTCTGTCAACGAGATAACCGGAGACTTGTCTGAAATCGTTGTTGACGGCGCTCAGCAAACAATCGATCAATCATTCTACTTCTACGAGGGTGCCGTCGGCGACAACGAAGAGGCGAAGAACCGCTCATCAGGCGCCTACATTTTCCGTCCGGCGGGAGATGCAACAAAGGTTGCCAAGCAGGCCAAAACTGTCTCCTACAAGGGCCCCATCGTCCAGGAACTGCAACAGACCTTTAGCCCTTGGGTCAGCCAGGTCGTTCGGCTTTATGAGGATGACCCCCAGCACCTTGAGCTCGAGTGGCTCGTGGGACCAATCCCGATTGA GGATGGCAAAGGCAAAGAGGTGGTGAGCAGGCTGGCCATCGACTGGAAAACGGACGGAATCTTTTACACCGACTCCAACGGCAGGGAAATGATGACTCGCAAGCGGCGGGAAAATCTGACCGAGCCGATCGCGGGCAACTACTACCCCGTCACGACTGCTGCCCTTTTGGCGAGTGGAGATCAGATGTTGGCCGTTTTCCCCGACCGCGCTCAGGGTGCGTCCAGTCTTCGTGACGGAGAACTCGAGCTGATGGTGCACAGGCGTCTGCTGAAGGACGATGCTTTCGGGGTGAGCGAAGCCCTCAACGAGACCGCGTTTGGCGAAGGTTTGGTCGCCCGCGGTCGCCATATCGTGAAGCTCGGCTCGAGGAGTCTCAAAGCTGAACAGCGCCGACTGGCTCAGCAGCACAATGTACTTCGACCCTGGCTGCTCTTTGCCCCGACTGATTTGACGGCGAAGCAGTTTGCCAAGGCGTACAAAACATCG TGGTCTGGGCTGTCCGCAGCTTTGCCTCCCAACGTCAACCTGCTAACTCTGGAACCGTGGAAGGGCCGCTCGCTGCTTCTCCGCCTCGAGCACCTGCAAAATCGAGATGACGATGAAGTGCTCTCCAAGCCTGTTACTGTCTCGCTAAAAAGTTTGTTCTCTGGATTCAACGTGACCGCCGCGAGAGAAACAAGTTTGGGTGCCAATCGCTGGCTCAGCGACGTTAAGAGAATGGAGTGGGAAATCGACTCCAACGAAATCGGCCTGGACAGCAACACCTTGGCTGGAGGCCTCGATGACGATTTCAATGTTACCCTCACCCCCATGCAAATCAGAACCTTCATCATTGACGTCACTGCGAAAAAGGtttaa
- the LOC135940148 gene encoding tetraspanin-9-like: protein MAIVCDNTNKCAKAGLIFFNLIFWASGAALILLGASMLLDQGQAVLLTAVASPGMPPLLLVAFGLVGLGSVVLVVGILGCFAGLVEQLNKCLLGTYFTFLFLVFAAEVSLVVATLLFREQTISGLESRLRDRLHNQFNRTGHEHFSDAYNFAQYKFECCGATKVQDYELWAKMQQPDNGQNGPRVPITCCMVQKTTTPDASMHGMLMGIDIDEWRTARPVRSDLCQSQGVSEARHERGCLQPLEDWFKDKSLLVLAVGLAASLLQILGMAYTACLCKVAGK from the exons ATGGCGATCGTTTGTGACAACACGAACAAATGTGCCAAAGCAGGGCTCATTTTCTTCAACCTCATCTTTTGG GCGTCAGGTGCCGCCCTTATCCTCCTGGGAGCATCGATGTTGCTGGACCAGGGCCAGGCAGTGTTGCTTACGGCCGTGGCCTCACCGGGaatgccgccgctgctgctggtggcCTTCGGGCTGGTCGGCCTGGGCAGCGTGGTACTCGTGGTCGGCATCCTTGGCTGCTTCGCCGGCCTCGTCGAGCAGCTGAACAAATGCCTGCTCGGCACTTACTTCACCTTCCTGTTCCTCGTGTTCGCGGCCGAAGTGTCCCTGGTGGTGGCAACTCTCCTGTTCCGCGAGCAGACCATCTCCGGCCTCGAGTCCCGTCTGCGCGACCGTCTGCACAACCAGTTCAACCGCACTGGACACGAACACTTCTCGGACGCTTATAACTTTGCACAGTACAAG TTCGAGTGCTGCGGCGCGACCAAGGTGCAGGACTATGAGCTGTGGGCCAAGATGCAGCAGCCAGACAACGGACAGAACGGACCCCGCGTGCCAATCACGTGCTGCATGGTGCAGAAGACGACCACGCCGGACGCTAGCATGCACGGAATGCTGATGGGCATCGACATCGACGAGTGGCGCACCGCGCGGCCCGTCAGGAGCGACCTGTGCCAGAGCCAGGGAGTTAGCGAGGCACGCCACGAGCGAGGATGTCTGCAGCCGCTCGAGGACTGGTTCAAGGACAAGAGCCTGCTCGTGCTGGCCGTCGGACTGGCAGCCAGCCTCCTTCAG ATCCTGGGCATGGCTTACACAGCGTGTCTCTGCAAGGTGGCAGGAAAGTAA
- the LOC135940151 gene encoding apolipoprotein D-like gives MRYLAALALLVVGASAQIVSPGPCPPVTVQQNFDIPNYINRWYEQKKYFTFFEQNGVCVSATYGLNPNGTVEVRNYLINADTNQTEIIVGNAVVDSDTGEAKLLVNFPSAGTFAAPYWVLETDYTRYSIVWSCAEIVGENVQFAWVLTRERFPDNATLTEVERVIAANQLADKFLITSQDNCPEDPLDM, from the exons ATGAGGTACTTGGCCGCATTAGCTCTCCTCGTTGTCGGCGCCAGCGCTCAAATCGTCAGTCCAGGCCCCTGCCCGCCTGTGACCGTCCAACAGAACTTTGATATTCCCAAC TATATAAACAGATGGTACGAACAGAAGAAGTACTTCACCTTCTTTGAGCAGAATGGAGTGTGCGTTTCTGCTACCTATGGCCTCAATCCTAACGGAACCGTTGAAGTCAGGAATTACCTTATTAATGCAGA CACCAATCAAACTGAAATTATTGTTGGAAACGCCGTTGTCGACAGCGATACTGGAGAGGCAAAGCTGCTTGTGAATTTCCCCAGTGCAG GAACTTTCGCAGCGCCGTACTGGGTTCTGGAAACTGACTACACGAGATACTCCATTGTCTGGTCTTGCGCTGAGATTGTCGGCGAAAATGTCC AGTTCGCCTGGGTTCTTACTCGTGAAAGATTCCCTGATAATGCGACACTGACCGAGGTAGAACGTGTGATTGCTGCCAATCAGCTTGcggataaatttttgattactTCGCAAGACAACTGTCCAGAGGATCCTCTCGAcatgtga
- the LOC135940147 gene encoding TBC1 domain family member 31: MTSQHSSICEALEEKITPKKMRCLVREFGSLPSANRALVWRFLLRTPQNHASFCALVSQALELDLPDEWVRWTKKQNLRPFTESQFTRALKWLMAWSPELTCLDFLPQFVLQFASVLGGDPISSFEVIVTAIRNWGCLWLEMCSEPPFQIMTLIEQLLQRFGPGALEILKKNSVSIVSYAWPLFDTGFAAVLQEKDWRQLWDHLICNRVALYVSAAVAFVCCTEPLLRHTSDRSLNIKGLFLEKQEVDMKAFLRKSYEIYDSVTNWPPMLTSEMVVLPSGKYPSLEQFMNTKPETRKHSPKDSKDCEPCEETDLFTAVETKDDCTDEILSALMFSHKIRDAVDSWKGAAIGAVGLEPGLMSKK; this comes from the exons ATGACGTCTCAACACTCTTCAATTTGCGAAGCG CTAGAGGAGAAAATAACACCAAAGAAAATGCGTTGCTTGGTGCGAGAGTTTGGTTCCCTGCCGTCAGCCAACAGGGCCTTGGTCTGGAGGTTCCTCCTGAGGACGCCCCAAAACCACGCCAGTTTCTGTGCCTTGGTGTCTCAAGCGCTGGAATTGGACCTTCCAGATGAGTGGGTCAGGTGgacaaagaaacaaaatctCAGACCGTTCACCGAGTCTCAATTCACCAG AGCCTTAAAATGGTTAATGGCGTGGAGTCCGGAACTGACATGTTTGGACTTCCTGCCCCAGTTTGTCCTGCAATTCGCTTCAGTCCTTGGTGGTGACCCGATCTCGAGTTTTGAAGTTATAGTCACAGCCATCA GGAACTGGGGCTGCTTGTGGTTGGAAATGTGTTCAGAGCCGCCGTTTCAAATCATGACCCTGATAGAACAGTTGCTACAGAGGTTTGGTCCTGGTGCcttagaaattttgaaaaagaattcCGTCAGCATTGTCTCCTACGCCTGGCCGCTTTTCGACACGGGCTTTGCAGCAGTGCTGCAAGAGAAAGACTGGCGACAACTGTGGGACCACCTGATCTGCAACAGAGTGGCGTTGTACGTGTCTGCGGCGGTCGCGTTCGTCTGCTGCACAGAACCTCTTCTCAGACACACATCAGATCGCTCACTCAACATTAAA GGCCTGTTCCTGGAAAAGCAGGAGGTCGACATGAAAGCATTCCTCCGTAAGAGCTACGAGATCTACGACTCGGTCACCAACTGGCCTCCCATGCTGACGAGTGAGATGGTCGTATTGCCTTCGGGAAAATATCCTAGTCTTGAGCAGTTCATGAACACGAAGCCTGAAACTCGCAAACATTCTCCAAAAGACAGCAAAGACTGCGAACCATGTGAAGAGACTGACCTGTTTACTGCTGTGGAAACTAAAG ACGATTGTACAGATGAAATCTTGAGTGCCTTGATGTTCAGTCATAAAATTCGAGATGCTGTTGACAGCTGGAAAG gcgCTGCGATAGGCGCTGTTGGATTGGAGCCAGGATTAATGTCTAAGAAATAG
- the LOC135940150 gene encoding apolipoprotein D-like, giving the protein MTFSAILITLYACILQTNAQVFSPGLCPEVTVQQNFDLPAYLGQWFEYKSYPAVFQQGGECVTATYKDNLNGTVGVKNYLVNATTGTSDVIYGYAKVADVDSGEGKLLVSFPTVERYDSPYWVLSTDYTNYAVVWACTPAGRSNIQFSWVLTRQRIPDEATIAKAEGVINANSLQDKYKITNQQNCASCGRGQ; this is encoded by the exons ATGACTTTCTCCGCGATTTTGATCACTTTGTACGCTTgcattttgcaaacaaatgcACAAGTTTTTTCCCCAGGACTTTGTCCAGAAGTGACTGTGCAGCAAAACTTTGATTTGCCCGCg TACCTTGGTCAATGGTTTGAATACAAAAGCTACCCAGCAGTTTTCCAGCAAGGCGGAGAATGCGTCACTGCCACTTATAAGGACAATTTGAATGGCACGGTTGGCGTGAAAAATTACTTGGTCAACGCAAC aaCTGGTACTTCTGATGTAATTTACGGCTACGCAAAAGTCGCTGACGTTGACAGCGGAGAAGGCAAGCTTCTCGTCAGCTTCCCCACTGttg AGAGATACGACAGTCCCTACTGGGTGCTGAGCACCGACTACACAAATTACGCAGTCGTTTGGGCGTGTACACCTGCGGGCAGGTCAAATATCC AGTTCTCCTGGGTTCTCACGCGCCAAAGGATCCCTGACGAAGCAACCATTGCAAAAGCGGAAGGTGTTATCAACGCCAATAGTCTCCAGGATAAATACAAGATAACAAATCAGCAGAATTGCGCCAGCTGCGGGCGCGGCCAATGA